From the genome of Flavobacterium ovatum, one region includes:
- a CDS encoding universal stress protein has product MAEIKNILVALDLSDIDNTLIEYASFIAETLKVKKVYFVHNIKKYEISELFEEQLKDINLDEIIGDELNEKVEEKFTSSTEWEVLISEDPYSESLIDYIVNKYEIQLALLGNKNKIKGTGVVSGKLLHMLKCNILSIPKNAKPVISNIWAGTDFSSASNKVFRVAENLQNVTNAKVKAVHVYNVPLQFSIYIPKEHLDLKIENHLKEKYVKFIKKIGYKGELTTEIIPGRDTGIAEKLRNKAQSAKVDLIIIGDKGRNTFSSLLVGSVTDELFNQDLEVPLWIVK; this is encoded by the coding sequence ATGGCTGAAATAAAAAACATATTGGTCGCCTTAGACCTTTCGGATATAGACAACACTTTAATTGAGTATGCATCATTTATTGCTGAAACACTAAAGGTCAAAAAAGTGTACTTTGTACATAATATCAAAAAATATGAGATCTCTGAATTATTTGAAGAGCAGCTGAAAGATATCAATCTTGACGAAATAATTGGTGATGAGTTAAATGAAAAGGTGGAAGAAAAATTTACATCTTCAACAGAATGGGAAGTGCTTATTTCAGAAGATCCTTATTCAGAGTCACTGATTGATTATATTGTCAATAAATATGAGATTCAGCTTGCCTTATTAGGGAATAAAAACAAAATTAAAGGGACAGGAGTTGTTAGCGGAAAATTACTCCACATGCTTAAATGTAATATTTTATCGATCCCTAAAAATGCGAAACCAGTTATTAGCAATATTTGGGCCGGAACAGACTTTTCAAGTGCTTCCAATAAGGTTTTTAGAGTAGCTGAAAATCTACAGAACGTTACAAATGCCAAAGTAAAAGCAGTCCATGTCTATAATGTGCCGTTACAATTTTCTATTTATATTCCGAAAGAACATCTTGATTTGAAAATAGAAAATCATTTAAAGGAAAAATATGTGAAATTCATAAAAAAGATCGGATACAAAGGAGAGTTAACAACAGAAATTATTCCCGGAAGAGATACTGGGATAGCCGAAAAATTGAGAAACAAAGCACAGTCAGCGAAAGTAGATCTTATTATCATTGGAGATAAAGGAAGAAATACCTTCTCTTCATTGCTTGTTGGAAGTGTTACAGATGAGCTTTTCAATCAGGATCTAGAAGTGCCTTTATGGATTGTAAAGTAA